In Geotalea uraniireducens, the genomic window TATGGGGAAGCGGGGCCAGCCGTGGCACCGCCCTCCCTATCCGGCCCAGCGGGGACTCTGGGGCTCGCCCACCCTGATCAACAACGTCGAAACCCTGGCGGCGGTCCCGGTCGTGATCGGCCGCGGTGCCGACTGGTTTGCCGGGGTCGGTACGGCGCGGAGCAAGGGGACCAAGGTCTACGCCCTGAGCGGCCAGGTGGAAACCACCGGGCTGATCGAGGTGCCGATGGGGACCACCCTGCGGGAGGTGGTCTTCGAGATCGGCGGCGGCATCCCTTCCGGCAAGCAGTTCAAGGCGGCCCAGACCGGCGGCCCGAGCGGCGGCAGCATCCCGGCCGAGCACCTGGATACTCCGCTGGACTATGAGAGCCTGGAGGCAATCGGCACTATCATGGGCTCCGGCGGGCTGATCATCATGGACGAAACGAGCTGTATGCCGGACGTCGCCTCGTTTTTCCTCGATTTCTGCCGCGACGAGAGCTGCGGCAAGTGCGTCCCCTGCCGGGTTGGCACCATCGAGATGCACCGGCTGCTCCGGCGGATTACCAGCGGCACTGCCACCATGGATGACCTTTACCGGCTGGAGGAACTCTGTGATCTGGTCGGCGCCACCAGCCTCTGCGGCCTCGGGATGACGGCGCCGAACCCGGTGGTCAGCACCCTGCGTTATTTCCGGGCCGAATACGAAGCCCACATCCGCGAACGCCGCTGCCCTGCCGGCGCCTGCAGCATCGAGCCACTCCCCCCCGGTCCGGAAGGGCCGGAACTGCTTCATGCGGCGGGCGCTCCCGAGGAGGCCGACTGATGCCCGTCATTACCCTGTCGATCGACGACGAGCTGGTCAGCGGCCGCGCCGACGAGTCGCTGCTCCAGGTGATCCGCGAGCATGGCATCACCCTGCCGACCCTCTGCCACATGGAAGGGCTGAGCGAACGGGGCGGCTGCCGGCTCTGCATTGTCGAGGTGGAGGGGGCGGCGCGGCCGCTGCCGGCCTGCACGACCCCGGCCCGCGAAGGGATGGTGGTGCGGACCGATACCGAGCGGCTGCGACGTTACCGGCGGATGATCGTCGAACTGATGCTGGCCGAACGGAACCACTACTGCGCCGTCTGCGTTTCCATCGGTAATTGCGAGCTGCAGCGCGTCGCCGCTGCCCTCGGCGTCGATCATGTGCGCTACGAGTACCTTTCCCCCCGCCTTTCCATGGATCTTTCCCACGACCGGTTCGGCATCGACCACAACCGCTGCATCCTCTGCACCCGCTGCGTCCGGGTCTGCGACGAGGTGGAAGGGGTCCATACTTGGGACATCTCCGGCCGCGGGGTGCGGAGCCGGATCATTGCCGACCTCAACCATCCCTGGGGAACTAGTGACAGCTGCACGAGCTGCGGCAAGTGTGTCCAGGTCTGCCCGACCGGCGCACTTTTCACCAAGGGGGTGGTCGTCGGTGAAATGGTCAAGGACCCGGGAATGTTGCTGCGGGTACTGGAAGGACGCGAGAAAAAGGAGTGGGCGGGCTGATGGCGGTGCGGTCGCGGGAGGCGTTAATGAACAGGAAACGGGGCGGGAAGGTCCGTTTGGCCACGGTTTGGCTCGGCGGCTGCTCGGGGTGCCATATGAGCTTTCTCGATCTGGACGAACGGCTGATCGAACTGGCCGGCCAGGCGGAACTGGTCTTCAGCCCCTTCATCGATACCAAGGAATTTCCGGCGGGGGTGGACGTGGCCCTCGTGGAGGGGGCGGTCAACAACCGGGCGAACCTGGCAATGGCCGAAACGATTCGCGCCCGTAGCCGGTCCGTGGTGAGCCTTGGGGATTGTGCGGTCACCGGCAATGTCACCAGCATGCGGAATATCCTGCCGGTGGCGGCGACGCTGGCACCGTTCGGCGGTACGGGGGAGGCGCCGTTCCGTTTCGATTATGCTGCGGTGCCGGAGCTGCTCCCCCGGGCGCTGCCGCTCCACCAGGTGATTGCCGTCGACGGTTTCGTCCCCGGCTGTCCGCCCGATCCGGATCGGATCTGGACGGCGATCGGCTGTCTGCTGCGCGGCGAGCCGGTGCAACTCCCCGAGGAGATGCGCAGTTTCGGCTAGGTCAGACCAGGCAAAGAAAAGGACCCGAAGAATTTATGTCCCAGACGATAACCATCGATCCCGTTACCCGCATCGAAGGACATGCGACCATCACTATCCGGCTCGACGACGCCGGCGAAGTGGCCGATGCCCGCTTTCACGTCACCGAGTTCCGGGGGTTCGAACAGTTCTGTATCGGCCGTAGCATCTGGGAGATGCCCGGCCTGACCGCCCGGATCTGCGGCATCTGCCCCGTCAGCCATTCCATCGCCGCCGCCCGGGCCGGCGACGCCATCCTCGGTGTCCGCATCCCCCCGGCTGCCGCCTTGCTGCGCCGGTTGGCCAATCATGCCTCGCTGATCCAGAGTCACGCCCTGAGCTTCTTTCACCTGAGCGCTGCCGATCTGCTGCTCGGCATGGAGAGCGATCCGGCCCGGCGCAACCTGGTCGGGCTGCTGGAAAGCCGGCCCGACGTCGCTCGGAATGGCATTCGCCTGCGCCAGATCGGCCAGCGGATCGTCACCCTAGTGGCCGGCCAGAGCGTCCATCCCTCCTGGACGGCTCCCGGCGGCGTCCGCGTGCCGCTTGCTCCCGCCCGGCGCGACGAGATTGCCGCCCTGCTGCCGGATGGTTTTGCCATCGTCCGCGCCGGCTTGGCCCTGCTCGACGAGATTTATCAGCGCCACGCCGCCGAAATCGGCGCCTGCGGCGATTTCCCGTCGCTCTTCGCCGGGCTGGTCGCGGCGGACGGCGGCCTGGAATATTACGACGGCCTGTTCCGCTTTACCGATTCCCACGGGGTGATCGTGGAGGAAATTCCACCGGAGCATTACGATCTGGTGGTCGGTGAACGGGCGGAATCGTGGAGCTATATGCAGTTTCCCTATTTCCTCGCCCGGGCCGACAGCGAGGATCGGGGGATGTACCGGGTGGGGCCGCTGGCCCGGCTCAATATCTGCGACAGTGCCGGCACTCCCGAAGCCGACCGGGAGCTTCTGGCGTTCCGTGCCCAGCGGAGCGGGGAGTGGGGGGCGGTTACCGGCAGCTTCCACTACCATCATGCCCGGCTGATCGAGATCCTCCATGCCCTGGAGCGGATTCGGGAGATCCTCGACAATCCGGACCTGCTCGACCACCACGTCCGGAGCGAGGCGGGGGTCAACCGCCCGACCGGGGTCGGCGTCTGCGAGGCGCCGCGCGGCATCCTCTTCCATGATTACGAAGTCGACGACAACGGCATCATCCAGCGACTCAACCTGCTGATCGCCACCGGCCAGAACAATCTGGCGATGAACCGGACGATTCGCCAGCTGGCCGGCGCCTTCATCAAGGGGGGGCAGTTCAGCGAGGGGATTCTCAACCGGATCGAGCACGGCATCCGTGCCTACGATCCGTGCCTTTCCTGTGCAACCCATGCCTACGGCCGGATGCCGCTGCGGCTCCAGCTTCTCGCTCCCGAAGGCACTCTGCTCGACCAGCTGGCGCGGCCGTGACGACGGGGCGACAATGATCCTGCTGATCGGCTACGGCAATCGGCTGCGGCGGGACGACGGCCTCGGGCCGGCGTTGCTCGACCTGGCCGGGGCGCGGTTCGCGGCGCCGGACCTCTGCACTTTCGAGCTGCAGCAGCTCGTACCGGAGCTGGCCGCCGAACTGGCGGCGCCGGGGGTGACCGCGGCGCTGTTTCTCGACGCCGGGCCGGCCGATGCCGCTTCCCCGCCGGGAACGGTCACGGTCAGCCAGCTGCTGCCGAGGGTCGATGGCTCGCCGCTCGGCCACCAGCTGGCGCCGGAAGAGCTGCTGACGGTTGCGCGGGCGCTTTACGGTGCGACGCCGGCGGCGTGGCTGGTGACGGTGGCGGGGGCGGATTTTGGCTACGGCGGGGAATTGAGCGCGGCGGTGCGGAGCGGCCTTGACGAAGCGCTGGCGGTGGTCGGCACGCTGCTGACGACGATCAGGGGAGAAGCACCGGCAACCGCTCGGTCAGCCGGATCTCGTCCGGGGTGACCAGCGCCCGGTAGGCGAGTGGCTCCACCCCGTTCTCCGCCGCCAGGCGGAGCAGCCGCCCGTATTCGGGGTCGATGGCGTCCGCCGGGGCGACGCTGCTGCCATCGGCCCGCTGGACGACAAAGAAGATTACCCCCCGGTCGCCGGCCCGCACTACCGCCATCAGCTCCCGCAGGTGTTTCTGTCCCCGCGCGGTCACCGCGTCGGGGAAGAGGGCGAGCCCCCCTTCGACCAGCGTGACGTTCTTCACCTCGACGTAGCAGCGCCTGCCGGCGCCCTCCAGCAGCAGGTCGATCCGGCTGTTGGTCCCGTAGGGGACTTCGGGGCGGAGGTGCGGGTAGCCCTGGAGTTCGGCGACAATCCCCCCCTCGATCCCTTCCCGGACGAGATGGTTGGGGAGCGCCGTGTTGATGCCGATCCAGCCGCCGTCGGCGTGGACCAGTTCCCAGGTATGGGCGTATTTGCGGGTCGGCTTGTCGCTGCGGGAGAGCAGTACCGGGCTGCCGGGCCGGTTGCAGCCGCGCATGCTCCCCGAGTTGGGGCAGTGGGCGGTGATCACCGTGCCGTCGGCCAGTGCCACGTCGGCGAGAAAGCGCTGGTAGCGGCGGAGCAGGGTACCGGGGTAGAGCGGAGCGGGGAGGTGCATCGCTATCCACCGCAACTGCAGCAGGAACAGGTGAGTCCTTTGGCTTTTTGCAGTGCCTCGCGCCCTTCGCGGTAGGCGAAGTAGCCGATCAGCAGGGCGCCGAGGGCGTCGCAGCCGCCGATGCCGGTCAGCTCGTAGCCGGCGCTGGCCGCCAGGAGCACCAGCGAGAGATAGAGGCAGGCCCGGGAACAGGCGGCGTCGGCGAGGAGTGCCGGTGATTCGAGGGCAATGCCGACCCGGGTCTTGGCGCGGATCAACAGCCACATCAGGGCGATGGAAACGAGGGAGACGACGATCCCCCAGATGGTGGTCGTCGGCCGGTGATGCTGGAAGAGCGAGAGCCCGGCCGAGACGGCCAGCCCGACCGTCAGCAGGTAGAAGGCTCCGCCGGTGATCCGTAACGCCCGGCGCTCGAATTCGTCGCGGCTTTCGCCGCCGTTGGCCCGGATGCGGCGGATCAGGTGCCAGATGCCGATCCCCGAGATCACCTCGACGAAGGAATCGACGCCGAAGCCGAACAGGGAGAGCGTTTCGTCGCTGGCGCCGAGCCAGACGGAAACGACTCCTTCGATAATGTTGTAACCGATGGTGAACAGTGCCAGTAGGTTGGCGGTGCGGTACAGACGGTCGCGGGACGGGGGCATAACGGCCTCTTTCTCTCATGAACGGATGATTCCACTGTAGTCAACCTCCTTGACATCTGCAACAGCTAAATGATATTTGTGCATATGCACACAAAGCCGGGACGGCAGTGCCGTCCCGGCCCTTTGGGGAGTTTCCATGTCGCCACGCAAGAAAAAGCAACGCAACTGCGTCTGTCCGCTTCGGGACAAGCTCGGCCAGGTATTCAAGCCGGCCGGCACCCCGCTCAAGGAGCTGGAGGTGCTCATCCTCGAGCATGACGAGCTGGAAGCGCTCTACCTGTGCGACGGCCAGGACCTGAACCAGGAACGGGCCGGAGAAATGATGGGGGTATCGCGGGGAACGGTCCAGCGGTTGCTGACCCAGGGGCGGAAGAAGGTGGTCGAGGCCCTGGTCGGCATGAAGGCCCTGGCCGTGGCCGGCGATTTCCCCGGGGAACAGCCGACCGGCCAACCGGCCGAGGATTAAACGACAGCAGCTATTTCAACATGACAGGGAGGATGCGGTGAGCGGAGGAGAAGAAAAAGTCACGGTGAAAGGGTGCGGCGGCGATGAGGCCCGTCGCTTGCGGGAGCTGAAGGAAACCATCGATCTCCAGGAGAATATTATGGAGATCAAGCACAAGATTGTCGTGCTGTCGGGCAAGGGAGGGGTCGGCAAAAGCTCGGTGGCGGCCAACTTGGCGGTGGCGCTGGCGCTGGCGGGGAAAAAGACCGGTCTCCTCGATGTCGACATCCACGGTCCTTCGATTCCGACGATCCTCGGTATCGAAGGGACCCTGCCGGGCCAGGACGAAGGGAAAATCATTCCCGTGCCGTATAACGACAATCTGAAAGTGATGTCGGTGGGGCTTTTGCTCGGCGACCAGAGCGAAGCCATCATCTGGCGCGGACCGGCCAAGCATGGGGTGATCAAGCAGTTCCTTTCCGCCGTTGCCTGGGGGCCGCTCGACTACTTGGTCGTCGATTGCCCGCCCGGTACCGGCGACGAACCGCTGTCGGTGATCCATCTGCTCGGGAGTGCCGACGGTGCGGTGATCGTCACCACGCCGCAGGATGTCGCCCTGACCGATGTCCGGAAATCGGTGACCTTCTGCCGGCAGCTCAAATTGCCGCTGCTGGGGGTGGTGGAGAATATGAGCGGCTTCGCCTGTCCGCATTGCGGCGAGGTGGTCGACATCTTCAAGAGCGGCGGTGGCGAACGGCTGGCGACGGAGATGGACGTGCCGTTCCTTGGCCGGATTCCGTTGGAGCCGGAGATGGTCAGCGCCGGTGACAGCGGCAAGCCGCTGGTGGAGCATCATCGTGAACTGGCGGCCGCCAGTGCCTTCAGCAGCGTGGTTGGCAAGATCGTCGCCGCTGTCGACTAACCACAGCGGCTAATTCAGCTGCGGCCCGGTAAACGAAAGCCGGTCGGCACCTCCTGCGGGAGAGCGCCGGCCGGCTTTCGCCGTTTCGTCAGGCGGCGTGGCGGAGCTGTTCGCCAACCGTCAGGCCGATTGCATGACTGTCCATGCTGAGCCGGACCGCCAGCGAGACCGCCAGCGCAATCAGCGTCGGATTGGCGATCCTGATCCTGATGCAGCAATCGTGCATGCCGAGATCGCGCAGCCAGTCAGTCAGCTTGGTGATGCCGTTGCGGTCGCTGGCGAACGATTTATGGAGATGCCGGCCGTTGACCGGCATGAGGACGCCGAGTTCCTCTGACGATACCTCGACGATCAGATCGGGGAAATACATGGTAGGTTCTCCTCCGCATTTCCAGCGGGTGCCGGCGGCGGTGACCCGCCGGTTCGGTTACGATGCGAATGCACCATGTCCTGCCGGTTCGGTGAAAAACGGCCGGAGTTGCCGGGCCAGGGCCTGCTGGGCGGTGGTCAGCAAGCTGAAGATGCCATTGGCAATCCGGGCTCGGCAAACGGCCAGCTCGGCCAGTGCCGTCGCCTGTCGGCCGGCCAGGGTCCGGACCGCCGCTTCGTCGAACGGGACGGCGATTGCCGTCTCGCGGAGCTGGCAGTGGAACTGCCGGAGCTGTCGTTGCAGCAGGCGGGTTGTCTTCACTTCGGCGGCAAGGATTGCCTGGATTTGCCGCTCCTGGGCTGCCGTCAGCCCGAGAACCCGGGCCAGCTGCCGCAACTGCGGTTGGTCGAACTCCAGCGCTTCTTCGCAGCATCGTTCTTCCTGCCGGTTTGCCTCCGCCTTTGCCGGTCGGTAGAACAGACCGCCATCGGCGGCCATGGCTCCGGCAAGGACGATCATCGCGGCAGGGCTCAGTTCCTGTTTCATCTCCCGACGCTCCTCCTGGCTGCGGTCACGCAGCCCACTGAACTGATCCGACTGCGACAATAGTAACGCAGGAGAAGTAAAGTGTGGGTTAAGAGGGCGATATGACAGGTAAATTTTAGTTAAGAAACGTTGCCGTCCCGTGGTGGTGACGTTCCGGCGGTGCCATCGTAAAGCCGCTCGCCGCCGGGATCGGTCAGCGTCACCCCCTGGCGCTGGAGTAACTCGCCGGTGGCCTGCCAGTACTGGGTCACCGCATTGACGTAATTTGCCCGGGCGGTGATCTGATCGTCCCTGGCCGTTGCCAGGTCGTTCTCTACGTCGAGCACGTCCTTGATGGTGGCGAGGCCGACGGCGCTTTTTTTCAGGTACGCCTGCAGCCGCTCTTCGGCATAAGCGCGGGCCTTGTCGGTCACCTCCAGCTGCTTGTAACCGGCGGAGACGGCTCTAATGGCGCTGCGGACCTCGTTGGCCGTGCTTTCTTCGAGGCTTTTCAGCTGGGTTCTGCTCTGCTCGGCCTTCAGCCGGTTCCGGATCAGCTCGTTTTTCGCGGCAGTATTGCCGAGTGGATAGGAAAACTGTAGTCCGACGCTCCAGACCGGGTAGTCGGTGGAGCCAACCCGTTCCAGTGCCCGGTTGTAATCCTGTGCCAGGCCGGTGGTGCCGATACTGCCGGTAAACGACAGGTCGGGGCGGGTGCGGTTGACGGCCACCCGGGTCTGGAGATCGTCGATTTTAAGATTGACGCGGGCGGTTTTCAGTTCGGTCCGTTCCCGGAGCGCCCGGTCGATTGCCTTGCGTTCGTCGATGGACAGCGGCGCACCTGCCGGTGCCTCCGTCGGGACGATTTCCGCCCCCTTGTCCACCTGGAGCAGCAGCCGCAGCACGTCTTCCTGGTCCTGGACCGCCCGTTCGGCGTCAATCAGCTCCTTTTCCCGCAAAGCGACGCCGTATTCGGCGTTGGTGATCTCCATGCTCGGCAGTACCCCGGCATTGACCCGGCCGCGGGTATCGGCGAGGACCTGTTCGGCCAGTTTGAGGGAGGCCTGTTTGACCGCCAATTCGTCGCGGAGGCTGTAAAGTTTGTAATATTCGGTCCGTACCTGGGCCACGGTGGCGATCAGCCTGGTGGTGAACTGTTCCTGGGCCGCGTCCTTTCCGTATCCTGCTACGGCAATGTTCAACTCAGTAGCTTCCCGGCCGAAATTTTTCAAGAGCGGCTGGGCGAAGGTCAAATTGAACTCCGACTCGTAGTAGCGATCGAGAAACCCTCTGGTCGGATCGGCATTGTTGCGGTTCCAGCTGTTGGTCAGGGCGGCGCCGATCGTTCCACCGCTCGGCAGCAGCCGGCTGATTCCCAGATCGTAAGTGAGCGTTCGTTCCTTGTTGGTGTCGGCCCCGGCGAGGAAGCTGCTGGCCGGCAGCGTCGTCGAATCGGTGTAGGTGGTGGAGAGGGTGAGGGCCGGGTCGTAGATCCCACGATTCTGCCGGACCGTAGCTTCGGCCATTGCCGGATTATAGAGCTCCGCCTTGACGTCGAGGTTCCGTTCCACTGCCAGTTTCACCGCCTCGGTGAGGGTCAGGTTGAGGGGGGCTCCCCACGCCCGGAGGGGGAGGAGCGCCAGGAGCAGGAGGGCTCCCCGGGCGAGGCGGAACCGATGGGCGCGATGAGGGTTCCTCATTGCAAACAGCCTCCGTATTGCCGCTCTCCGAGGGGGATGGCGAGAAAGCGCCAGTAGTCGCCGTTACGGATCAGCAGCCGGATTGGCAGCGCCGGCGGATGGAGCTGCAGCCGCTGTTCCACCTCCGGCAAAGCGGCAACCGGCGTGCCATCCACCTCGCAAATGATGTCGCCGGCGGTTACGCCGGCCAGGTCGGCAGTCCCACCTGTCCGGGTGCCGAGGACGACGATTCCCCGCAATTGGCTGACTCCCCGTTTTGCCAGGTAGGAGTTGCCGACTTCGGCGACGATCAGTCCCAATGCCGTCAACCACATTGCCGGATGATGTTCGTTGACCAGCTCTTCGTAGCGGTCCAGCTCCATGAGCTGTCTCCTTTCATTCAATATTCGACAGGTTGAAATCATGTCCGTTGCCGTGCCGTCCACTGCCGCGGCTACTCGTAACGTAATGCTTCGATCGGGTTCAGGGCTGCCGCCTTGCGGGCCGGATAGAAGCCGAAGAAGATGCCGACCCCGGCCGAGAAGGCGAAGGCGATGAGAATCGACTGGGCCGAAATCAGCACTGGCCAGCCGAGAAATTTCGAAACGACGGTGGCGCCGATCACGCCGAGGATCATGCCGATGATTCCGCCGCTGGTGGTCAAAAGCACCGCTTCGGTCAGGAACTGGAGCAGGATGTTCCGCTGCCGGGCACCGATCGCCATCCGGATGCCGATCTCCCTGGTCCGCTCCGTCACCGAGACGAGCATGATGTTCATGATGCCTATCCCGCCGACGATCAGCGAGATGGATGCCACCGCGCCGAGGAGCAGCGACATCACCTGGGACGATTGCTGAGCAACGGCGAGTAGCTCAGAGAGATTCCGGACGGTGAAATCCGCTTCGCGGGTCGGTCCGATCCGGTGCCGCTGGTTGAGGAGGGCCGTAACCTCTTGTTCAGCCGAGGAAAGCGCCTGTTCGCTCGCTGCTTTAACCATGATGGCCCCGACGGTGCCGACGAACTGGGTGCCGAAGAGCTTGCGCTGGGCGGTGCGGAGCGGCACCAGTACCACGTCGTCCTGGTCGTTCCCCATGGTCGACTGCCCCTTGGACTCAAGCAACCCGACCACGGTAAAAGGGATTTTCTTGATCCGGATGATCTTGCCGACCGGATCCTCGCTGCCGAACAGATTGCTTGCCACCGTCTGGCCGAGCAGGCAGGTTTTGGCGGCACCGTCCTGATCGGCGGTGGAGAGGTTCCGGCCATCGACGACCGCCCAGTCCCGCACTGCCAGGTAATCGGGCGTAACGCCGTAGATGATCGTCGACCAGTTCTGATTCCCGTAGACTATCTGGGCGGTTCCCCGGACGTTAGGCGCGACCATGGCCACCGACGGGCATTCGCTGGCGATGGCCCGCGCATCGTCGTCGGTGAGGGTCGGGGCGCTGCCGGCGCCGGCCCGCAATCCGCCGCTGGTGGTCGAGCCGGGGAGCACCAGCAGCAGGTTGCTGCCGATGCTGGAGATCTGGTCGGCAACCATCTTGCTCGCCCCGGAGCCGATGGCGACCATGGTGATTACCGCGGCAATGCCAATGATGATTCCGAGCATGGTCAGGAAGGAGCGCATCAGGTTGCTGCGTAACGCCCGGAAGGCGATTCGCAGAGACATCAGCAGTTCCATGGGTGTTCCTCCCTGCCGGCGGCGGCCTCGGTCGGCATCGCTACCGGTGCGTCGGCGATGATCCGCCCGTCACGGAAGGTGATGTTTCGTTTGGTGAAGGCGGCTACCTCCGGTTCGTGAGTGACCATAATAAGGGTGATCCCCTGGCGGTTGAGCTGCTGGAAGATTCCCATCACCTCCGCAGTGGTTCGGGTGTCGAGGTTGCCGGTCGGTTCGTCGGCCAAAATGATCGCCGGTTCGTTGACCAGCGCGCGGGCAATGGCGACCCGCTGCTGCTGGCCGCCGGACAGCTGGTTCGAATAGTGGTCGGCTCGTTCGCCGAGCCCGACCCGTTCCAGGGCGGCCAGCGCCCGACGGTGCCGTTCGGCGGCGGCAACGCCGCGGTAGATGAGCGGCAGCTCCACATTTTCCCGGGCGGTCGTCCGGGCCAGCAGGTTGAACCCCTGGAAGACGAAGCCGAGCCGGGCGTTGCGGATTGCCGCCAACTGATCCTTACCCATCGTTGCCACGTCGATTCCTTCCAGGTGGTAACTTCCCGAGCTAGGGGTATCGAGACAGCCGACGATATTCATACAGGTTGATTTACCGCTCCCCGAGGCACCCATGATGGCGACGAATTCGCCTTCGGCCACGGTGAACGATACTCCCCGCAGTGCTTCCACCCGCTGATCTCCCATCTGGTAGACCTTGGTAATGTCGGTAAAAGTAACGACGTTAGCCATTCAGAACCTCGGACCGAAATGGCCGCCGGTGCCGTTTTTCTTCTCGGCCGAGAGGGTGCCGACGATCACCTGATCGCCCTCCTTGAGCCCGCCGCCGACCAATTCGATAAAGGTGTCGTTGCTGATACCGGTGGTCACCCGGACCGGCTGGGCCTTGCCGTCCGGTCCGGGCAAGAAAACTCTCTCTCCGTCGCTCCCTTTCTTTCCGCTCTTCGCCGTGTTCCCCCGGGACCGTTTGCCGCCGTCGGTCGCCGGCTTGAAGCGGAGCGCCGCTGCGGGGAGCGTCAGCACGTTCTCTTTCCGGTTCGTCTCGATGGCGACGTTGGCGGTCATCCCCGGTTTCAGGCGGAGGTCCTTGTTGTCGACCCCCACCACCACCACGTACGTTACCACGTTGGAAACGGTGACCGGGGCGTTTCGCACCTGCGTGACATTGCCGGCGAACTTGACATTGGGATAGGCATCGACGGTAAAGGCGACCGGCTGCCCCAGCCGTACCCGGCTGATATCCGACTCGTCGACGCTCGTTTCGATCTGCATCCGGGTGAGGTCCTGGGCGATGGTGAACAGCGTTGGCGTTTGCAGCGAGGCGGCCACTGTCTGGCCGACGTCGACGCTGCGGGAAATGACCACCCCGTCCACCGGCGAGCGGATGGTGGCGTTATTCAGGTTGGTTTGGGCCTGGCGGAGGGCGCCGCGCATCTGGACGATCGTTGCTGCGGCGCTCTGGATTCCGGCCTGGGCGGTATCGCTGGTCGTCTGGGCAGTGTCGAAATCGCTCTGGGCGACAATGCCGTCCTTGAGCAGTTGCCGGTTGCGCTCAAGGGTCCGCCGGGCGTCGGCGGCGGTAACCTTGGCCTTTTGCAGGTTTGCTTCGGCGGCGAGGAGGTTGCCGCGTGCCTGTTCCACCTGGGCGTTGAAAATGGCCGGATCGAGGCGGGCAATGACCTGTCCCCTCCGAACCGGCGAATTGTAGTCGACGAACAGCTGCTGAATGGTACCCGAGACCTGGGTGCCGACCTGGACCGTGGTCACCGCGTTCAGGGTGCCGGTGGCGGAAACGGTGGAAATGATGTCGCCCCGTTCCACCGTCGCTGTCCGGAAGGTGACGGCGGGCGTCTTGCCGTACATGGCATAGATGCTGCCGATACCGACCGCCAGGACGGCGACGGCCAGGATCAGGTATTTTTTCATGGTTGCTCGCTTTCTCGAGGAGGTTTCCTGCCGCGTCAGCCGCGGGCCGGAGTATTGATGGTGGGATGATAGCGCGTTTTGCCTTAAGGGTGCGTAAAGAGTCCAGGCGGATTTGTAAAGATGTGTAAACGGGCGATGACGGAGGCAGGAGCGTCGTCTCACCGGGAGAGACATCGCTCCTGCCTCCGGTCATGGCCTAGAATTTGACCCGCAAGCCTACCAGGGCGTTATGGCTTTCGAATTTCAGCTCGGTTGGCGTGGAGCGGTCCGAATCGAATCGGGCCGTGGCCGTGCCGAAATAGCGATAGCCGATATCGAGGGAAATGCGGCGGTTGAGGGCGACTTCCATTCCGGCGCCCGCCTGGTAGGCAAAGACAGTGGCGTCGTCTGCGGGGTAGAGGAGCAGGTCCTGGGCCGTGCCGCTCCGGGTGTCGATACCGTAGGTGTCACTCAGGTGCATGGTGGCAAAGCCGATTCCGCCCCCCCAGTAAGGGGTGATCGGCGAGCGGTTGTGGAAGTCGAAGAAGGCATTTCCCATTACTGCCAGGACGCCGAGGTTGCCGTCCGGGCTCTGGAACTGGTAACCGTCGGCCTGGTCGGTAATCGATTTCATTTCCGAGTAGCGGT contains:
- a CDS encoding PDZ domain-containing protein, producing MELDRYEELVNEHHPAMWLTALGLIVAEVGNSYLAKRGVSQLRGIVVLGTRTGGTADLAGVTAGDIICEVDGTPVAALPEVEQRLQLHPPALPIRLLIRNGDYWRFLAIPLGERQYGGCLQ
- a CDS encoding Spy/CpxP family protein refolding chaperone, with the translated sequence MKQELSPAAMIVLAGAMAADGGLFYRPAKAEANRQEERCCEEALEFDQPQLRQLARVLGLTAAQERQIQAILAAEVKTTRLLQRQLRQFHCQLRETAIAVPFDEAAVRTLAGRQATALAELAVCRARIANGIFSLLTTAQQALARQLRPFFTEPAGHGAFAS
- a CDS encoding outer membrane protein; the encoded protein is MKQQLLAFTTLAIMATPAFCLAAPPHPGPYVSGFLGVSTPRDTDVTTDDYANAQTFNDRVALDPGIYVGGTAGYDFGIVRLEGELSYRYSEMKSITDQADGYQFQSPDGNLGVLAVMGNAFFDFHNRSPITPYWGGGIGFATMHLSDTYGIDTRSGTAQDLLLYPADDATVFAYQAGAGMEVALNRRISLDIGYRYFGTATARFDSDRSTPTELKFESHNALVGLRVKF
- a CDS encoding TolC family protein; the encoded protein is MRNPHRAHRFRLARGALLLLALLPLRAWGAPLNLTLTEAVKLAVERNLDVKAELYNPAMAEATVRQNRGIYDPALTLSTTYTDSTTLPASSFLAGADTNKERTLTYDLGISRLLPSGGTIGAALTNSWNRNNADPTRGFLDRYYESEFNLTFAQPLLKNFGREATELNIAVAGYGKDAAQEQFTTRLIATVAQVRTEYYKLYSLRDELAVKQASLKLAEQVLADTRGRVNAGVLPSMEITNAEYGVALREKELIDAERAVQDQEDVLRLLLQVDKGAEIVPTEAPAGAPLSIDERKAIDRALRERTELKTARVNLKIDDLQTRVAVNRTRPDLSFTGSIGTTGLAQDYNRALERVGSTDYPVWSVGLQFSYPLGNTAAKNELIRNRLKAEQSRTQLKSLEESTANEVRSAIRAVSAGYKQLEVTDKARAYAEERLQAYLKKSAVGLATIKDVLDVENDLATARDDQITARANYVNAVTQYWQATGELLQRQGVTLTDPGGERLYDGTAGTSPPRDGNVS
- a CDS encoding efflux RND transporter periplasmic adaptor subunit — its product is MKKYLILAVAVLAVGIGSIYAMYGKTPAVTFRTATVERGDIISTVSATGTLNAVTTVQVGTQVSGTIQQLFVDYNSPVRRGQVIARLDPAIFNAQVEQARGNLLAAEANLQKAKVTAADARRTLERNRQLLKDGIVAQSDFDTAQTTSDTAQAGIQSAAATIVQMRGALRQAQTNLNNATIRSPVDGVVISRSVDVGQTVAASLQTPTLFTIAQDLTRMQIETSVDESDISRVRLGQPVAFTVDAYPNVKFAGNVTQVRNAPVTVSNVVTYVVVVGVDNKDLRLKPGMTANVAIETNRKENVLTLPAAALRFKPATDGGKRSRGNTAKSGKKGSDGERVFLPGPDGKAQPVRVTTGISNDTFIELVGGGLKEGDQVIVGTLSAEKKNGTGGHFGPRF
- a CDS encoding ABC transporter permease, giving the protein MELLMSLRIAFRALRSNLMRSFLTMLGIIIGIAAVITMVAIGSGASKMVADQISSIGSNLLLVLPGSTTSGGLRAGAGSAPTLTDDDARAIASECPSVAMVAPNVRGTAQIVYGNQNWSTIIYGVTPDYLAVRDWAVVDGRNLSTADQDGAAKTCLLGQTVASNLFGSEDPVGKIIRIKKIPFTVVGLLESKGQSTMGNDQDDVVLVPLRTAQRKLFGTQFVGTVGAIMVKAASEQALSSAEQEVTALLNQRHRIGPTREADFTVRNLSELLAVAQQSSQVMSLLLGAVASISLIVGGIGIMNIMLVSVTERTREIGIRMAIGARQRNILLQFLTEAVLLTTSGGIIGMILGVIGATVVSKFLGWPVLISAQSILIAFAFSAGVGIFFGFYPARKAAALNPIEALRYE
- a CDS encoding ABC transporter ATP-binding protein, giving the protein MANVVTFTDITKVYQMGDQRVEALRGVSFTVAEGEFVAIMGASGSGKSTCMNIVGCLDTPSSGSYHLEGIDVATMGKDQLAAIRNARLGFVFQGFNLLARTTARENVELPLIYRGVAAAERHRRALAALERVGLGERADHYSNQLSGGQQQRVAIARALVNEPAIILADEPTGNLDTRTTAEVMGIFQQLNRQGITLIMVTHEPEVAAFTKRNITFRDGRIIADAPVAMPTEAAAGREEHPWNC